Sequence from the Natronomonas marina genome:
GGACAATGCTGGATTTACTCGGAGAACGTAACGATGCTCTCGTGCTGAACTTATACTCTGTATCTGGCACGGTTCTACTGACAGACCGTAGGTAGTTTCCGACCCGGGGACCCCTACCGGAGCAGCGGCCGCTGCATCAATCGGCGATTGATTTTCTCCTTCTCAACCTATCTGGCTGTACGCGAATCCCTTGATGAACACCATCTCATTCGACCATCGAACGAAAGCAACGGCCTTGCGTTCGTGCAGCGGTTCGTCCCGCCGCCGTACTACGGTTTCAACCCCGAAAATCGGCTATGGGCGCTGCAGGCTTCAGTTCGACTATCGAACGGCTTTGTCCTTTCAGGCGTGAGGCGGCCGAAACCGAGGGAATGAGAACGGATTATCTCGACCTCGTTCATCAGTCTGATCCACAGCAAAGTCTACACTCCTCCGGCATCGACGTGGGACTGAATGGCTGACTCGTTGTGGTATCCATCTGTCGAGAATGTGGTTGCTATCCACGACGATATCGTTTCGGAGTATTCTGATACGCCGTCTGGTGTCCAGAATCGAGGCGACATCGAATTCGCGCTGAACTACATCGAGGAGGGCAGCTTTGGTTCGGCACCGGAGACGATCCACGAGAAGGCGTATCACCTCCTCCGGCTCCTCGTCGCCAATCATCCCTTCGTCGATGCGAACAAGCGCACCGCGCTCAACACGGTGGTCGTCTTCTACTTCCTCAACGGGTATCGGTTCGACTACGACGACGAAATCAGGACGATCTTGAAAGGGTTCGGTACCGACGAAGCGGCCGTCGATGCGGAAGAAACCGTCGAGTATCTCCGATCCCACACCGAAGATCTGAATCTGGCACGCGAAATCGACGAGTGGCGGGATGAGTTCGTCCAGTACGGGATAGACCAGTTGACCGGCGGTTCGGCGGACCCGAACGATTAACCGCATTGGAGGCGTGCATTCGGATATGGCTACCGAGGAAGGGACGGAAACGACCCCTCAGCTCGACGAAGTGATGGAAGACATCCGTCGGGAACTGGTTCGGCGGGTCGCGGCACAGGACCGGGAGGCGAACCGGGACGTCTACGACGCCCTCGAAGACGAATAAATCACCAGCGGTTCGATGGGTGATTGATTTTCTCCGTTGCAACCAGCTCGGATATACGCGAATCCCAGGACCGGACCCCCTCGATTAGATTCATTCGACTATCGAACGAAAGCACCCGCCCACCCTATTCGATCGACAATTGCTACGCTGTCGGTCGATTATTAGGTCACAAAGTATGGGCGCTGCAGGATTTGAACCCGCTCCCCTCATCCGTGAAAATAACCTGCGGGCGTGCGGCCCACGGGGCCGTTCCGGCAGTCGTTTTCACGGGTTCGGAAGAGACCGCCTCGGTAACACGGAACCACGGCGGGCCTCCGACACCGAGTCTCACCGGCGGTGGCAGACCCCACGTGATCGCGCGGACAGGGATTCCAACTATGTCCGCAAACGACGAACTCGAACAAGTCGAACCGCAAGAAGCACTCGACCTCTACATCGCTGACAAGGAACGGGACGGTGCAGCCTCCGCGACGATCCGGAGCCACCGATCCCGACTCGGCCACTTCGTGACGTGGTTCAACGAGGAGACCGACTACGACTCACTCGCCGAACTCTCGGGGCTGGACGTCCGGAAGTTCAAACT
This genomic interval carries:
- a CDS encoding type II toxin-antitoxin system death-on-curing family toxin, whose protein sequence is MADSLWYPSVENVVAIHDDIVSEYSDTPSGVQNRGDIEFALNYIEEGSFGSAPETIHEKAYHLLRLLVANHPFVDANKRTALNTVVVFYFLNGYRFDYDDEIRTILKGFGTDEAAVDAEETVEYLRSHTEDLNLAREIDEWRDEFVQYGIDQLTGGSADPND